The stretch of DNA GTTGTCGATCGCGGCGATGTGGTCGGCGTCAAACGCGTGCCGCAGGCCGAGCGTGTAGGCGAGAAACCCTACTCCCAGAAGTGCGGGGTGGGTGCGGGCGGTGGGTAGCAGCGCCAGCAGCCCCAGGACGTGCAATCCGAGGACGGCCGTTCCGTACCCAAGCCATCCCCGGCGTGACCAGTTGAGCATCGTGCCCCCTACCGATCTGCGGGTTACATCGCCTCGAGCGCCGAAAGGATCTCCCCCGGCGCGGCGTGGCGGCCCAGTTCCTTCTTGGAAAAGATCTTCTTC from bacterium encodes:
- a CDS encoding HoxN/HupN/NixA family nickel/cobalt transporter, giving the protein MLNWSRRGWLGYGTAVLGLHVLGLLALLPTARTHPALLGVGFLAYTLGLRHAFDADHIAAIDN